In Melospiza georgiana isolate bMelGeo1 chromosome 20, bMelGeo1.pri, whole genome shotgun sequence, the sequence ttaaggaaAGACTCATCCCTGATCTATGCAGGAGGCTGTGCAGTTGCAGCACATGCTGCAGGAACACATGCTACACAAGCTACCATCACTCAGAGAAGTGGTGAGCCCAAACCTCTGGCAAATCTAAATTCTAAAAATTCCTTCttctatataatataaataaataaaatgccaacttaaaaaaatcctaatatACTGAGGAgttattaaaatacttttgtaATAGACTTCAGTTATTTTTAGGATATGCAGGAAGTTGTACAGCACATTAAGTTGTGAGACTATCCACTTACCAGCAAATGGTATTCTACACAGTAACACACAGATTATGATAACTGCCATAGTCCTCATCTGAATATGCAGCATCAGTAGCAACAACCAACAGATCTAATCTTTCACTACTCGGGACATTGCAATGAAGACAACATTTTACATACATGGACAATTAAGTTCATCTTACTCTATAATTGAGCTGCCTCTGCATATTCCATTTATCATAATTCTCACTCCATCTTAATCTGTAATTCAGAGAAGCAGCATTAGccagattttgcttttctattACCTCTTCTATACTCTTCACTTGCCTTTCCATATAGGGGCAAATTCTCGATGAACTCTACCACTGGTGCACTCTGCATCGGCGTAGTGCCCTCAGAGCTCCAGTGTTTCTGGAGCCACACAGCATCTCCTGCACAAATCTTTTGGTCTGCACCCTTCTGCCAGGCCAAAAGCAGACATTAGTAAAAGTCACTTTTCATCCAACAGATGTGTCCATTTTCAGTGAAGAACAtcttctgcatttctgctttttcctatttatttatgCCATGCTCTTGCCAaacaccacagcagcctttAATTGAGCAGCCCAGCAGTCTTGGCCTTCTCAGCCGTCCAAATCACCACAGCACAGGGTAGACTGAACACCTGTGCATCTTGACCAAATGACTTCTTTTGTTTCTTAGGAAACTCCTTGCCTCTTCGTATCAGCTTCAAGTCACCCACAGCTACTTCAATAAGCTGTATTCTCCTTACAGTAACATTACAGCTTCATAATTtcacaaaaaccaaaactttcCAGATAGACAAAACTTTCAATACTGTCCATTTTGCTGCCACGTTTTCCAGCATTTGTGCAGTTGTATTCCTTTCTGTGGCAgaaaaccattttcttttttgtgtccATATTCATATTGCCTTGGATTGTTCACTAGTACCTTACAGCACGTTGACCTGGCTCTGCAAGCTCTTGTTCTCCACGTCTATCTTCATTTTGACATAGCACTATAACTTATTTCCATTTAGTGAATAATAGATTATCAAAATGTTTGGACAATACAGAAGATTTTGCCTAAAGACAGAATGCAAGCGTCAGATGCAACTGTCACGGTCAAATTTAGTTCAAAAAACTCTGAAAGTGGGTGGCTTCAAGAGGAAAACAGTTCTTCCCATGCAAACCTATCTTCTACTCCAGCAACCtgaacaataatttaaaaagtctcAAATAGTTAGACTTTAGGCCTAAATATATTTGCTACAACTTGAAAGATGAATGCCCTGATGTAATTTCCTTTGCTTACTTCATAGCTGTCCATGTAAGAGTTCGTGTAACAGTCAAGTGCAGTAGTTCAAGAACTCAATTGCAAAAACTGATTCACAGAATCAccttctttttctgcttcaaaGTATGTGGATTTCTGAAAACGTTCTGCAACATTAACTTGTTTTAACGTCCATCAGTGTAATATCTGCGTAAGGAAATCCTGACTTCTACACACACAGAACTGAAGAGCAAGACCAACTTTTGATAATGACATACACAACACTTTTTGCTCTACACACCTTTGGTCATACCTGTTTACATTTTTAACCATACAATAGCAGCCTTTCACCCCCACCCCTCATTCAAACACACCAACAGTACTATGTTTAGGTAGGAAGCATAATCTCAGCCTCACGGCAAACCTTGTGGAAAAGAGCTGCACTGGAAGAAATCCTTATTCCTAACACAAACAGCAGTTCTCTGCCGAGGATCAGCCATTTGATTATTAGTCTATGCTACACTTCAGTACTAACAGTGCTGTTCTACTGGGAATGGTGTGCCTCAGATAAATTAAGCTTCTTTCAGCCTGCCTGGGATACTGATAATTCCATAGCACTTCTGAGAAGCAGCATGGTGTAATCCCAGAATCCCAATTAACATGCCATTCCCGCTACATTTGATGTTTAAGGCGGTATACAAGAGGTATTGCTGAGTACAGTCAATAGCTGATATATTAACCTATAGAAATTGTGCTACCTATACCTCATCCTAGGATCTGTAAAACACTAACGGTCACTTCAAAAAAGTTCAAGAAATCAAAAAAATTTATGTTAAGTTCTTATAGCAGGTATTTTTGTTTAAAGTTAAGTGACACGTGGCCCTTATTAGACATCAAGGAGAGACATACAAGAactaaggaaggaaaaaagcaaaaaaaagtcGTGGAGTTGTTACACATTGCAGCTttaaaaagattattttcaCAGTGTCAAAAAGCAGTATTTCTCCACTCCAGCTTTGCTCTAAACCCAACAGCTGTTGTGGTTTGTGATGCAAAACTTACGGAAGATGGAGGATAACTTTTAGCTTTGAAGTGTTTAGCTTGTCTCAGTACATGCACTGGCGAGTGCCCTTTAAAAATCCCAGGGATGCCAGCATAAGAACAGGTCACATTTGCACTCCAGGCACCAGCCTCTCACATTCCAGAGCTGCAATTTATCCTCAGTTTGAACAGCTCTATGCAATGATCAGCTAACCCTGCCAAATCATTTAGGGTTTCATCTTTTCATAATGCATGTTGAGGTTAAAAACCCTGAGAGTTTTTAAGAGAGCATTGATTGGCAGCAGAAGTTTCTTGAAATAGGTTTAGAAAGGGCAAAAAAGTGACACAAAAATACTTCATTTCAACTGCAGGAGTCTAGGGGTAAGATCAGAGAAAGGTAATTTTAAGAGGTAAGTTTAAATTTGAGTATATGGAGTGTTTTCAGTTATCCagtgcctttaaaaaaaatattgggtTATCTCACACACTTGTCCTCTTTGCTTTCCTCCATCTGCCCAGCCACAGAGAGGCCTCTAACTGCACAGCAGATGGTTTACTTGCAGCCCACAGCAACAGTCTTTCAAAAGGTGTTAGTCTTGAGTCTCCTAAtcagagagaaatgaaacaaTTAACCCCTTAATCCACAGTAGAGACATAGACAGAAACCTGAAGGAGGATTGCTATTCACAGAAAATATCAAGTAAGACTAAGAGCGATGGCTGAAGACCTGCCAGGTTTTGCAATCCAACCATCTGTAGCCTTTCAGGGCACACCACTAGTTTAGGGAAGAAGCCAAACCAACGGTTGGCTCCTCTCAGTCACGATCCCTACACAGGGCGAGTTTTAATTGCTTAATTGACGCAGGTACTATCATTTCTTAAACCGAGCACGGCCTGAGGCAGCTTCCCTGCATCCAGTACCTGGCTGGCATCAGCCTGCTGGCAGACCTTACTGTCTGTAGCAGCGCTACACGTGAACGAATCGAAGTCCACCGTTATGTCTTGCACGTTTCTTTCATTGGCATTGTCAAAGCTGTTTTTACCATGCAGCTGTTTGAGGTGTTTCCTCAGAACGGGCTTATGCGCAAAGACCATGTCACAGTAGTTACACTTGTGGGGCTTGTCCCCACTGTGCAGGTTGAGGTGGTCCTGTAAGGAACACTTCTGAGAGAACGTTTTCCCACAGATCTTACATTGGAATGGTTTGATGCCTGCGTGCACTCTCATGTGCCGGTGGAGATTGCCCTTCTGAGTGAACGTCTTGCCACAGAGCAGACACATGAATAGTTTATGCATCTTTAAGTGGTTAGCATAGTTTTCCAGATGCCGAAATACTCTTGTGCACTTTGGACACTGATGGTGCCACTGGAGGCCTTTGTCTATCCCTCGGTTGTTAGGCCCAAACATATCTTTAGAGGCCAGGATGATGTTATCGCTGCCGGCGTACGAAAGGGCATAGTTGTGGAGGTGGTTTTGCTCTATTTCACTTGCTCTGTTCTCAACAGTGGAGTTGATAAGAAAGTGTTGAGGCTCTGAGGAATGCAGCGCAGTTTGTTCAGAAGAAATAAACTGATTCTGATCCTTCTTATTCCTAACTTCTGATACCTCCCCAATGGACTCCACCTTGATGATCTGGATATCGCCATCCTCCATGTCCATGCTGTCTTCTGAAGGCTGAATACAAGGCGAGTCCTGCTGCAGAGAGTCATCGTCTCCCTGATGCTCCTTCAGCTCAGAAGAGTCGCTTTGCTGTTCGCACTCTTTGCTCTCCAGCGGCTGCTTGGGTTTGATGAACTtccacagggcctgggtgcacCGCTCCACGATGTGGCTCATCTGCAGAAAGCTCGCAGCAGTCAGGTAGTTCACCAGTTCCATTTCAGGGAACTCCAGAGTGCCACTGTAGCAAGAGAGAAGCAGCTGCCTCCCCACTTCTGAACTCTGCAGGATGGAGATTTTTACATCTCTGGAGTCGTTCAGTAAGAACTGATCTCTTAAAAAAGGAGAGCCAGCAGCAAAGACAATTTTATGCCCGTGAACTTCAACATCATCTATATGGACCACGACATCACAAAACTTGTTTTCTTCCCTCAGTTTGTTCATTTTCTGTAACATTGAATCTCCATAGTTGTCAAACTTGAAATGAAGAATATCTGATCTTTCTGACATTTTGGCACACctaaggaaaagcagcagagaaaaatccaaacaatgagtactttttgttttctaaaaggTAGGTTAGAAAGATTTAAAGTAATAATATAAAGTGGCTGTTTATCAGCCATTATGTTTTTTTATCCTAGGTACACAATGAAGTCCATTACAAGTaagaaaaaattcaagtttATATCTCATATTACAACaacttttgcatttttttaatgtaatgaaGCCTGAATATTAAGT encodes:
- the ZBTB26 gene encoding zinc finger and BTB domain-containing protein 26; protein product: MSERSDILHFKFDNYGDSMLQKMNKLREENKFCDVVVHIDDVEVHGHKIVFAAGSPFLRDQFLLNDSRDVKISILQSSEVGRQLLLSCYSGTLEFPEMELVNYLTAASFLQMSHIVERCTQALWKFIKPKQPLESKECEQQSDSSELKEHQGDDDSLQQDSPCIQPSEDSMDMEDGDIQIIKVESIGEVSEVRNKKDQNQFISSEQTALHSSEPQHFLINSTVENRASEIEQNHLHNYALSYAGSDNIILASKDMFGPNNRGIDKGLQWHHQCPKCTRVFRHLENYANHLKMHKLFMCLLCGKTFTQKGNLHRHMRVHAGIKPFQCKICGKTFSQKCSLQDHLNLHSGDKPHKCNYCDMVFAHKPVLRKHLKQLHGKNSFDNANERNVQDITVDFDSFTCSAATDSKVCQQADASQVLDAGKLPQAVLGLRNDSTCVN